A portion of the Pseudomonas protegens CHA0 genome contains these proteins:
- a CDS encoding single-stranded DNA-binding protein: MARGVNKVILVGTCGQDPEVRYLPNGNAVTNLSLATSEQWTDKQTGQKVERTEWHRVSMFGKVAEIAGEYLRKGSQVYIEGKLQTREWEKDGIKRYTTEIIVDMQGTMQLLGGRPQGDQQGQGGMSNSAPRPQQSRPAPQPQRESRPAPQQAAPQPAPDFDSFDDDIPF; encoded by the coding sequence ATGGCCCGTGGGGTTAACAAAGTCATATTGGTCGGCACTTGCGGCCAGGATCCCGAAGTTCGCTACCTGCCTAACGGTAACGCCGTGACCAACCTGAGTCTGGCCACCAGCGAGCAGTGGACCGACAAGCAGACCGGTCAGAAGGTCGAGCGCACCGAGTGGCACCGCGTGTCGATGTTCGGCAAGGTCGCGGAGATCGCCGGTGAATACCTGCGCAAGGGTTCGCAGGTCTACATCGAGGGCAAGCTGCAGACCCGCGAGTGGGAAAAAGACGGTATCAAGCGCTACACCACCGAAATCATCGTCGACATGCAGGGCACCATGCAGCTGCTGGGTGGCCGTCCACAGGGCGACCAGCAAGGCCAGGGCGGCATGTCCAACTCGGCACCGCGTCCACAGCAGTCCCGTCCTGCTCCGCAGCCACAGCGTGAGTCGCGTCCAGCGCCACAGCAGGCCGCTCCGCAGCCGGCTCCGGACTTCGACAGCTTCGATGACGATATTCCGTTCTGA
- the uvrA gene encoding excinuclease ABC subunit UvrA produces the protein MDKILIRGARTHNLKNIDLTLPRDKLIVITGLSGSGKSSLAFDTLYAEGQRRYVESLSAYARQFLSMMEKPDVDTIEGLSPAISIEQKSTSHNPRSTVGTITEIYDYLRLLYARVGTPRCPDHDIPLEAQTVSQMVDLVLAQPEGSKLMLLAPVIRERKGEHLSVFEELRAQGFVRARVNGKLFELDELPKLDKQKKHSIDVVVDRFKVRADLQQRLAESFETALKLADGIALVAPMDDEPGEEMIFSARFACPICGHAISELEPKLFSFNNPAGACPTCDGLGVKQFFDIKRLVNGELTLAEGAIRGWDRRNVYYFQMLGSLASHYGFSLEVPFNQLPADQQKVILHGSGTQNVDFKYLNDRGDIVKRSHPFEGIVPNLERRYRETESATVREELAKFLSTQPCPDCRGTRLRREARHVWVGEKTLPAVTSLPIGDATDYFGTLKLTGRRGEIADKILKEIRERLQFLVNVGLDYLTLDRSADTLSGGEAQRIRLASQIGAGLVGVMYILDEPSIGLHQRDNDRLLGTLKHLRDIGNTVIVVEHDEDAIRLADYVVDIGPGAGVHGGRIVAEGTAAEVMAHPDSLTGKYLSGRVKIVVPAKRTPRNKKLSLTLKGARGNNLRNVDLEIPIGLLTCVTGVSGSGKSTLINNTLFPLSATALNGATTLEAAPHDSINGLQHLDKVVDIDQSPIGRTPRSNPATYTGLFTPIRELFAGVPESRSRGYGPGRFSFNVKGGRCEACQGDGLIKVEMHFLPDIYVPCDVCKSKRYNRETLEIKYKGKSIHEVLEMTIEEAREFFDPVPALARKLQTLMDVGLSYIKLGQSATTLSGGEAQRVKLSRELSKRDTGKTLYILDEPTTGLHFADIQQLLDVLHRLRDHGNTVVVIEHNLDVIKTADWLVDLGPEGGSKGGQIIAVGTPEQVAEMPQSHTGHYLKPLLTRDRA, from the coding sequence TTGGACAAGATTCTGATTCGTGGGGCCCGCACCCACAACCTGAAGAACATCGACCTGACCCTGCCGCGGGACAAGTTGATCGTCATCACCGGGCTGTCTGGGTCCGGCAAGTCGTCCCTGGCTTTCGACACGCTGTATGCCGAAGGCCAGCGCCGCTATGTCGAGTCGCTCTCGGCCTATGCCCGACAGTTCCTGTCGATGATGGAAAAGCCCGATGTCGACACCATCGAAGGCCTCTCGCCGGCGATTTCCATCGAACAGAAATCCACCTCCCACAACCCGCGCTCCACCGTCGGCACCATCACCGAGATCTACGACTACCTGCGCCTGCTCTATGCCCGCGTCGGTACTCCACGCTGCCCGGACCACGACATCCCGCTGGAAGCCCAGACCGTCAGCCAGATGGTCGACCTGGTGCTGGCCCAGCCCGAAGGCAGCAAGCTGATGCTGCTGGCCCCGGTGATCCGCGAGCGCAAGGGCGAACATCTGTCGGTCTTCGAAGAGTTGCGAGCCCAGGGCTTCGTTCGCGCCCGGGTCAACGGCAAGCTGTTCGAGCTGGACGAGCTGCCGAAGCTGGATAAACAGAAGAAGCACTCCATCGATGTGGTGGTCGACCGCTTCAAGGTCCGCGCCGACCTGCAGCAGCGCCTGGCCGAATCCTTTGAAACCGCCTTGAAACTGGCGGACGGGATTGCCCTGGTGGCGCCGATGGACGACGAGCCGGGAGAAGAGATGATCTTCTCCGCGCGCTTCGCCTGCCCGATCTGCGGCCATGCCATCAGCGAACTGGAACCCAAGCTGTTCTCCTTCAACAACCCGGCCGGTGCCTGCCCGACCTGCGACGGGCTGGGGGTCAAGCAGTTCTTCGACATCAAGCGCCTGGTCAATGGTGAGCTGACCCTGGCCGAAGGGGCGATACGCGGCTGGGACCGGCGCAACGTCTATTACTTCCAGATGCTCGGTTCGCTGGCCTCTCATTACGGCTTCAGCCTGGAAGTACCGTTCAACCAACTGCCGGCGGATCAGCAGAAGGTCATCCTGCACGGCAGCGGCACCCAGAACGTCGACTTCAAATACCTCAACGACCGGGGCGACATCGTCAAGCGCTCCCACCCGTTCGAAGGGATAGTGCCGAATCTGGAGCGCCGCTACCGGGAAACCGAGTCGGCCACCGTGCGTGAAGAGCTGGCCAAGTTCCTCAGCACCCAGCCCTGCCCGGATTGCCGTGGCACCCGCCTGCGTCGCGAAGCGCGGCACGTCTGGGTGGGCGAGAAAACCCTGCCGGCAGTCACCAGCCTGCCCATCGGCGACGCCACCGATTATTTCGGCACCCTGAAACTCACCGGGCGCCGTGGCGAAATCGCCGACAAGATCCTCAAGGAAATCCGCGAGCGCCTGCAGTTCCTGGTCAACGTCGGGCTCGACTACCTGACCCTGGACCGCAGCGCGGACACCCTGTCCGGCGGCGAAGCCCAGCGTATCCGCCTGGCCAGCCAGATCGGCGCCGGCCTGGTGGGGGTGATGTACATCCTCGACGAGCCGTCCATCGGACTGCACCAGCGGGACAATGATCGCCTGCTGGGAACCCTGAAACACCTGCGCGACATCGGCAACACGGTGATCGTGGTTGAACACGATGAAGACGCCATTCGCCTGGCCGACTATGTCGTCGATATCGGCCCGGGGGCCGGTGTGCACGGCGGGCGAATCGTTGCCGAAGGCACCGCCGCAGAGGTCATGGCCCATCCGGACTCCCTGACCGGCAAATACCTCTCGGGCCGGGTGAAGATCGTGGTGCCGGCCAAGCGCACGCCGCGCAACAAGAAGCTCTCCCTGACCCTCAAGGGCGCTCGCGGCAACAACCTGCGCAATGTCGACCTGGAGATCCCCATCGGCCTGCTGACCTGCGTCACTGGGGTATCGGGCTCGGGCAAGTCGACCCTGATCAACAACACCCTGTTCCCCTTGAGCGCCACCGCACTGAATGGCGCCACCACCCTGGAAGCCGCGCCACACGACAGCATCAACGGCCTGCAGCACCTGGACAAGGTAGTGGATATCGACCAGAGCCCGATCGGCCGGACTCCGCGCTCCAACCCGGCGACCTACACCGGGCTGTTCACCCCGATCCGCGAGCTGTTCGCCGGGGTACCCGAGTCGCGCTCCCGAGGCTACGGGCCCGGTCGCTTCTCCTTCAACGTCAAGGGTGGGCGCTGCGAGGCTTGCCAGGGCGATGGCCTGATCAAGGTGGAAATGCACTTCCTGCCGGACATCTACGTGCCCTGCGACGTGTGCAAGAGCAAGCGCTACAATCGCGAAACCCTGGAAATCAAGTACAAGGGCAAGAGCATCCACGAGGTGCTGGAAATGACCATCGAGGAAGCCAGGGAGTTCTTCGACCCGGTGCCTGCCCTGGCGCGCAAGCTGCAGACCCTGATGGATGTGGGCCTGTCCTACATCAAGTTGGGGCAGTCGGCGACGACCCTGTCCGGTGGCGAAGCGCAGCGGGTCAAGTTGTCTCGCGAGCTGTCCAAGCGCGACACCGGCAAGACTCTGTATATCCTTGATGAGCCGACCACGGGCCTGCACTTTGCGGATATCCAGCAGTTGCTGGACGTACTGCACCGCCTGCGCGATCACGGCAACACCGTGGTGGTGATCGAACACAACCTGGATGTGATCAAGACCGCCGACTGGCTGGTGGACCTGGGGCCGGAAGGCGGTTCCAAGGGCGGCCAGATCATTGCCGTGGGCACCCCGGAGCAGGTTGCGGAGATGCCGCAGTCCCATACCGGGCACTACCTCAAGCCGTTGCTGACCCGCGACCGCGCCTGA
- a CDS encoding EboA domain-containing protein, producing the protein MNMDPIAPAPPALAIRHGAFAERQQLLERHLDDDSRSWWQQAREQLARQPSANTLMLLSSQCRRRLASAPQAPSPDCNCTQLARALLLAQLLEQQAGAGQLALLRQLFLWGDDQEKAALLKALDDLDSQGASLDLALQAGRTNNREVFAAIALDNPFAARHYPERAFHQLVLKTLGMGLDSRHIHGLVERRSVDLNQLALDLMEEQLAAEREIADGLPQAIAFELLSQAQLQRLRGLYQQGRLPAHWRDHFPAGG; encoded by the coding sequence ATGAACATGGATCCCATCGCCCCTGCGCCGCCGGCGCTTGCCATTCGCCATGGTGCCTTCGCCGAGCGCCAGCAATTGCTGGAACGGCATCTGGACGACGACAGCCGAAGCTGGTGGCAGCAAGCCCGGGAACAACTGGCCCGACAGCCCTCGGCCAACACCCTGATGCTGCTCAGCAGTCAGTGTCGGCGCCGCTTGGCCAGCGCACCGCAGGCCCCCAGCCCGGACTGCAACTGCACTCAACTGGCCCGGGCGCTACTGCTGGCCCAGTTGCTGGAGCAGCAGGCCGGCGCCGGGCAACTGGCCCTGTTGCGCCAGCTGTTTCTCTGGGGCGACGACCAGGAAAAGGCTGCCCTGCTCAAGGCCCTGGATGACCTCGACAGCCAGGGGGCCAGCCTCGACCTGGCGCTCCAGGCCGGGCGCACCAACAACCGCGAGGTGTTCGCCGCCATCGCCCTGGACAACCCCTTTGCCGCGCGCCACTACCCGGAACGGGCCTTCCACCAGTTGGTGCTCAAGACCCTGGGCATGGGCCTGGACAGCCGCCACATCCACGGCCTGGTAGAACGGCGCAGCGTCGACCTCAACCAGTTGGCCCTGGACCTGATGGAAGAACAGCTGGCCGCCGAACGCGAGATCGCCGACGGCCTGCCCCAGGCCATTGCCTTCGAGCTGTTGAGCCAGGCCCAGTTGCAGCGCCTGCGAGGCCTGTACCAGCAGGGACGATTGCCTGCGCACTGGCGCGACCACTTCCCGGCAGGCGGTTGA
- a CDS encoding TatD family hydrolase, which yields MAKYFDPHIHMVSRTTDDYQNMAAAGITGVIEPAFWQGQARTSVGSFIDYFDTLLGWERFRASMFGIHHFCTIGLNPKEANDLSVANEVLEILPRYLVKDGVVAVGEIGYDDITPEEDRFLAAQLELARQFNLPVLVHTPHRDKIGGTKRTLAVIREVGIAENLVIIDHLNELTLPLVLDSDCWRGHSIYPNTKMSEQRMVALLQEYGSEKMVVNSAADWGISDPLKVPKTGQAMLAAGFSEAQVEQVLFHNPVDFFAQSGQLDKQLVSTPLPIDQRRQWQDNSALRGQEPVVK from the coding sequence ATGGCGAAGTACTTCGACCCGCACATTCATATGGTCAGCCGCACCACCGACGACTACCAGAACATGGCCGCCGCCGGCATCACCGGGGTCATCGAGCCTGCGTTCTGGCAAGGCCAGGCGCGCACCAGCGTCGGCAGCTTCATCGACTACTTCGACACCCTGCTGGGCTGGGAGCGCTTTCGCGCCAGCATGTTCGGCATCCACCATTTCTGCACCATCGGCCTCAACCCCAAGGAAGCCAACGACCTGTCGGTGGCCAACGAAGTGCTGGAGATCCTGCCGCGCTACCTGGTCAAGGACGGCGTGGTAGCGGTAGGGGAAATCGGCTACGACGACATCACCCCGGAAGAAGATCGCTTTCTCGCCGCGCAACTGGAACTGGCCAGACAGTTCAACCTGCCGGTGCTGGTGCACACCCCGCACCGCGACAAGATCGGCGGCACCAAGCGCACCCTGGCGGTGATCCGCGAGGTGGGCATCGCCGAAAACCTGGTGATCATCGACCACCTCAACGAACTGACCCTGCCCCTGGTGCTGGACAGCGACTGCTGGCGCGGGCACTCGATCTACCCCAACACCAAGATGTCGGAACAGCGCATGGTGGCCCTGCTGCAGGAATACGGCAGCGAAAAAATGGTGGTCAACAGCGCTGCCGACTGGGGCATCAGCGACCCGCTCAAAGTGCCCAAGACCGGCCAGGCCATGCTCGCCGCCGGCTTCAGCGAAGCCCAGGTGGAGCAGGTGCTGTTCCACAACCCGGTGGATTTCTTCGCCCAGAGCGGGCAGTTGGACAAGCAACTGGTGAGCACCCCGCTGCCGATCGACCAGCGCCGCCAGTGGCAGGACAACTCGGCCCTGAGGGGCCAGGAACCGGTGGTCAAATGA
- the eboE gene encoding metabolite traffic protein EboE — protein sequence MSARAGWNAAQIGYCSNVHPARDVAGLRASIQEHFQGVRRQRGLAVQDSGLWISAQAAAELQVPEVREAFIELLHDCGLRLTSLNGFPYGQFHEGAVKAEVYRPTWAEPQRLEYSLQLAHLLAAALPLDCQQGVISSVPFGYAATWDEAQQQQAETHLRQLTAELASLHRSSGRKILVCLEMEPDCVLENTDQALAFFKHWQATDPHHGYLALCFDVCHQAVVFEDCYQSLQRLLDARVPVGKIQLSTALICQLPFADRPRRQQVLQALGNFAEATYLHQVKARDMAGQLLAWADLPGALDAAEPAQGQCPELRIHFHVPLFSEQFLLAELSGSQQALLRTFDFLAAHPNFQPVLEVETYSWNVLPGALRPDSEQALLQGIAAELQWVEGQLRQRHLLRTHSSALEAPAHAF from the coding sequence ATGAGTGCCCGGGCCGGCTGGAACGCCGCGCAGATCGGCTACTGCAGCAACGTGCACCCGGCCCGTGACGTGGCCGGCCTGCGGGCGTCGATCCAGGAACATTTCCAGGGCGTGCGGCGTCAGCGTGGGCTGGCGGTGCAGGACAGCGGCCTGTGGATCAGCGCCCAGGCCGCCGCCGAACTACAGGTGCCCGAGGTGCGCGAGGCCTTCATCGAACTGCTGCACGATTGTGGCCTGCGCCTGACCTCGCTCAACGGTTTCCCCTATGGCCAGTTCCATGAAGGCGCAGTTAAGGCCGAGGTCTACCGGCCCACCTGGGCCGAACCCCAGCGCCTGGAATACAGCCTGCAACTGGCGCATCTGCTGGCCGCCGCTCTGCCCCTGGATTGCCAGCAGGGGGTGATTTCCAGCGTGCCCTTCGGTTATGCCGCCACCTGGGACGAGGCCCAGCAGCAACAGGCCGAAACCCACCTGCGGCAACTGACCGCCGAGCTGGCCAGCCTGCATCGCAGCAGCGGCAGGAAGATCCTGGTGTGCCTGGAGATGGAGCCGGATTGCGTGCTGGAAAACACCGATCAGGCCCTGGCCTTTTTCAAGCACTGGCAGGCCACCGATCCCCATCATGGCTACCTGGCGCTGTGCTTCGACGTCTGCCATCAGGCGGTGGTCTTCGAAGACTGCTACCAATCCCTGCAACGGCTGCTGGATGCGCGGGTTCCGGTGGGCAAGATCCAGCTGTCCACCGCCCTTATCTGCCAGTTGCCGTTTGCCGATCGCCCACGCCGCCAGCAGGTACTGCAGGCCCTGGGCAACTTCGCCGAAGCCACCTACCTGCATCAGGTCAAGGCCCGGGATATGGCCGGGCAGCTACTGGCCTGGGCCGACCTGCCCGGGGCCCTGGACGCCGCCGAACCGGCCCAGGGGCAATGCCCCGAGTTGCGCATTCACTTTCATGTGCCGCTGTTCAGCGAACAGTTTCTACTGGCCGAGCTCAGCGGCAGCCAGCAGGCCTTGCTGCGCACCTTCGACTTTCTCGCCGCGCACCCGAACTTCCAGCCGGTGCTGGAGGTGGAAACCTACAGCTGGAACGTGCTGCCCGGTGCGCTGCGCCCGGACAGCGAGCAGGCCTTGCTGCAAGGCATCGCCGCCGAGCTGCAATGGGTCGAGGGCCAACTGCGCCAGCGGCATCTGCTGCGTACCCACTCGTCTGCCCTGGAGGCTCCGGCCCATGCCTTCTGA
- a CDS encoding UbiA family prenyltransferase has protein sequence MTQSSLTTWLTLGRVSNLPTVWTNALAAALLASSATTLAPPSPLVWTLLLVALSALYLAGMLLNDLMDADWDQQHHNPRPIVLGLVSRAQVRLATAALLLLAALAVLGLSRMIAQPHWLLASAGLLLLFILGYNLLHKKYPHSVWLMGGCRSALYLTAAASLAMPPQPLWLCAALLGTYIAGLTYLARLEHRNQLLSRLPLLLMLSPLLLAAYAGNSVFWLVLLLWLGWLGWHYQRHLANPQQRQVRAFIGAGLAALPLFDALVLAVANQPLGSLLCVLVFFLLPHLQRWIKPT, from the coding sequence ATGACCCAATCGTCGCTAACCACCTGGCTGACCCTGGGCCGGGTCTCCAACCTGCCAACGGTATGGACCAATGCCCTGGCCGCCGCGCTGCTGGCCAGCAGCGCTACCACCCTGGCGCCGCCCTCGCCGCTGGTCTGGACCCTGCTGCTGGTGGCGCTCTCGGCGCTGTACCTGGCGGGCATGCTGCTCAACGACCTGATGGACGCCGACTGGGACCAGCAGCACCACAACCCGCGGCCGATCGTTCTCGGCCTAGTCAGCCGCGCCCAGGTCCGCCTGGCCACTGCCGCGCTGCTGCTGCTGGCGGCGCTGGCGGTCCTCGGCCTGAGCCGGATGATTGCCCAGCCCCACTGGCTGCTGGCCAGCGCCGGATTGCTGCTGCTGTTTATCCTTGGCTACAACCTTCTGCACAAGAAATATCCCCACAGCGTCTGGCTGATGGGCGGCTGCCGCTCGGCGTTGTACCTGACCGCCGCCGCCAGCCTGGCCATGCCGCCCCAGCCATTGTGGCTGTGCGCCGCGCTGCTGGGCACCTACATCGCCGGCTTGACCTACCTGGCCCGCCTGGAGCATCGCAACCAGTTGCTCAGCCGCCTGCCGCTGCTGCTCATGCTCAGCCCTCTGCTCCTGGCCGCCTATGCCGGCAACAGCGTGTTCTGGCTGGTCCTGCTGCTGTGGCTGGGCTGGTTGGGCTGGCACTACCAGCGCCACCTGGCCAACCCGCAACAACGGCAGGTCCGTGCCTTCATCGGTGCCGGGCTGGCCGCCCTGCCGCTGTTCGACGCCCTGGTGCTGGCGGTGGCCAACCAGCCCTTGGGCAGCCTGCTGTGTGTGCTGGTGTTCTTTCTGCTTCCCCACCTTCAACGCTGGATCAAGCCGACATGA
- a CDS encoding alkaline phosphatase family protein: MPSERPRQPLLLINVVGLTPSLLGPATPRINNLLQRARMARLRPVFPAVTSTVQASILTGLPPSEHGIVGNGWYFRDQAEVRFWLQPNALIQGEKVWQALQREIPGLRCSQLFWWFNMYAQVEAAITPRPHYPADGRKMFGLYSSPPGLHERIEQQIGEFPFPSFWGPAAGIASSRWIVDCAIAEFQISRPDLQLIYLPHLDYSLQRLGPEHPSISDEVRAIDHEVGRLLDFAQQQGAAVMLVSEYGIEAVQQSISINRVLREQGLLQVRRSLSWELLDPGASAAFAVVDHQIAHVYVRQPEDIARVKALLLRQPGIEQVLDRSEQRACQLDHPRSGELVAVAAPGFWFDYYYWFDDRLAPDFARTVDIHRKPGYDPLELFIDPAIRFPKLRVARRLLQKKLGFRYYMDLIPLDTSLIRGSHGRLPSSAEAGPLLITDCDLPLPAHLPATAVKHLLLEHFLGRPYDDTAQAKEIPCGEPSL, translated from the coding sequence ATGCCTTCTGAACGCCCGCGCCAGCCCTTGCTGCTGATCAATGTGGTGGGCCTGACACCCAGCCTGCTGGGGCCGGCCACGCCGCGGATCAACAACCTGCTGCAACGGGCGCGAATGGCCCGGCTGCGCCCGGTGTTCCCCGCCGTGACCTCCACCGTGCAGGCCTCGATCCTCACCGGGCTGCCGCCTTCGGAACACGGCATCGTCGGCAACGGCTGGTATTTCCGCGATCAGGCCGAGGTGCGTTTCTGGCTGCAGCCCAACGCGCTGATCCAGGGTGAAAAGGTCTGGCAGGCGCTGCAACGGGAGATCCCCGGCCTGCGCTGCAGCCAGCTGTTCTGGTGGTTCAACATGTATGCCCAGGTGGAGGCAGCCATCACCCCGCGCCCCCACTACCCGGCCGACGGGCGCAAGATGTTCGGCCTCTATTCGTCGCCTCCGGGGCTGCACGAACGCATCGAACAGCAGATCGGCGAGTTCCCCTTTCCGAGCTTCTGGGGCCCGGCCGCGGGGATTGCCTCCAGCCGCTGGATCGTCGACTGCGCCATCGCCGAGTTCCAGATCAGCCGCCCCGACCTGCAACTGATCTACCTGCCGCACCTGGACTACAGCCTGCAACGCCTGGGGCCGGAGCATCCGTCCATCAGCGACGAAGTGCGGGCCATCGACCATGAAGTCGGGCGCCTGCTGGATTTTGCCCAGCAGCAAGGCGCGGCCGTGATGCTGGTCTCCGAATACGGCATCGAGGCGGTGCAGCAGTCCATCTCGATCAACCGCGTGCTGCGCGAGCAAGGTCTGCTGCAGGTACGTCGTTCACTGAGCTGGGAGCTGCTGGACCCCGGCGCCAGCGCGGCCTTCGCCGTGGTCGACCACCAGATCGCCCACGTCTATGTGCGCCAGCCCGAGGACATTGCCCGGGTCAAGGCCCTGCTGCTGCGCCAGCCCGGTATCGAGCAGGTGCTGGACAGGAGCGAGCAGCGGGCCTGCCAGCTCGATCACCCACGCAGCGGCGAGCTGGTGGCGGTGGCCGCCCCGGGCTTCTGGTTCGATTACTACTACTGGTTCGACGACCGCCTGGCCCCGGATTTCGCCCGCACTGTGGATATCCACCGCAAGCCGGGCTACGACCCACTGGAGCTGTTCATCGACCCGGCGATCCGCTTTCCCAAGCTGCGGGTCGCTCGCCGGCTGCTGCAGAAGAAGCTCGGCTTTCGCTACTACATGGACCTGATTCCCCTGGACACCTCACTGATTCGCGGCAGCCACGGACGCTTGCCCAGCAGTGCCGAGGCAGGGCCCCTGCTCATCACCGATTGCGATTTACCCCTGCCGGCGCACCTGCCGGCCACCGCGGTAAAGCACCTGCTCCTAGAGCATTTCCTAGGGCGCCCCTATGACGATACGGCTCAGGCCAAGGAGATTCCATGCGGCGAACCATCCCTATAG
- a CDS encoding MFS transporter, whose protein sequence is MHDPHNERMSGSETRAASGLALVFAFRMLGMFMVLPVLATYGMDLAGATPTLIGLAIGAYGLTQAVFQIPFGIISDRIGRRPVIYLGLIVFALGSVLAANADSIWGVIAGRILQGAGAISAAVMALLSDLTREQHRTKAMAMIGMTIGLSFAVAMVVGPLLTRSFGLSGLFLATGAMALVGILIIAFMVPRSTGPLQHRESGVARQALIPTLKHPDLLRLDLGIFVLHAMLMSSFVALPLALVEKAGLPKEQHWWVYLTALLISFFAMIPFIIYGEKKRKMKRVLLGAVSTLLLTELFFWEFGDSLRALVIGTVVFFTAFNLLEASLPSLISKVSPAGGKGTAMGVYSTSQFLGSALGGILGGWLFQHGGLSAVFLGCAVLAALWLAFAVTMREPPYVTSLRLPLSPEAIREAGLAERLKAVVGVTDAVVVAEEAAIYIKLDTELLDRTTLEQLVNPAPSASEA, encoded by the coding sequence ATGCACGATCCCCACAACGAACGCATGAGTGGCAGCGAGACCCGCGCGGCAAGCGGGCTGGCCCTGGTGTTCGCCTTCCGTATGCTTGGCATGTTCATGGTACTGCCGGTCCTGGCGACCTATGGAATGGATCTCGCAGGAGCGACCCCGACCCTGATCGGGCTGGCGATTGGTGCCTATGGCCTGACCCAGGCAGTGTTCCAGATTCCCTTCGGGATCATTTCCGACCGTATCGGTCGTCGTCCGGTTATCTACCTGGGGTTGATCGTGTTCGCCCTGGGCAGTGTGCTGGCGGCCAACGCCGATTCGATCTGGGGGGTGATCGCCGGGCGTATCCTGCAGGGCGCCGGCGCAATTTCCGCGGCGGTGATGGCGCTGCTTTCCGACCTGACCCGCGAACAGCACCGGACCAAGGCCATGGCCATGATTGGCATGACCATCGGCCTCTCCTTTGCCGTGGCCATGGTGGTGGGCCCGCTGCTGACCCGCAGTTTCGGGCTTTCGGGGCTGTTCCTGGCCACCGGGGCCATGGCCCTGGTGGGCATTCTGATCATCGCCTTCATGGTGCCGCGCTCAACCGGGCCGCTGCAGCACCGGGAATCCGGAGTGGCGCGCCAGGCGCTGATCCCGACCCTCAAGCACCCCGATCTGCTGCGCCTGGATCTTGGTATCTTCGTGTTGCACGCGATGCTCATGTCGAGCTTCGTGGCCTTGCCCCTGGCGCTGGTGGAAAAAGCCGGCCTGCCCAAGGAGCAGCACTGGTGGGTCTACCTCACCGCACTGCTGATTTCGTTCTTCGCCATGATCCCGTTCATCATCTACGGCGAGAAGAAACGCAAAATGAAACGAGTTCTGTTGGGCGCGGTCAGTACGCTGCTGCTCACCGAGCTATTCTTCTGGGAGTTCGGCGACAGCCTGCGGGCGCTGGTGATTGGTACCGTGGTGTTCTTCACCGCGTTCAACCTGCTGGAAGCGTCCTTGCCGTCGCTGATCAGCAAGGTTTCGCCGGCGGGTGGTAAAGGAACGGCGATGGGGGTGTATTCCACCAGCCAGTTCCTCGGTTCGGCACTGGGCGGCATCCTCGGCGGCTGGTTGTTCCAGCATGGCGGTTTGTCGGCTGTGTTCCTTGGATGCGCAGTCCTGGCTGCACTCTGGCTGGCCTTTGCTGTTACCATGCGCGAGCCCCCGTATGTGACGAGCCTGCGCTTGCCGTTATCGCCCGAAGCGATCCGCGAAGCCGGCCTGGCCGAGCGCCTGAAGGCCGTTGTTGGGGTAACAGATGCCGTAGTGGTGGCCGAAGAGGCCGCCATTTACATCAAATTGGACACCGAATTATTGGATCGCACGACCCTCGAGCAGCTGGTCAATCCAGCGCCGTCGGCGAGCGAAGCCTAG
- the bfr gene encoding bacterioferritin, whose product MQGHPDVIDYLNTLLTGELAARDQYFIHSRMYEDWGFTKLYERINHEMEEEAQHADALMRRILMLEGSPRMRPDDLDTGTTVPEMLASDLRLEYKVRAALCKGIELCELHKDYVSRDILRIQLADTEEDHTYWLEKQLGLIKSIGLENYLQSQF is encoded by the coding sequence ATGCAAGGTCACCCGGACGTAATCGATTACCTCAACACGTTGCTGACGGGCGAGCTGGCAGCACGAGACCAATATTTCATCCACTCGCGGATGTACGAAGACTGGGGCTTTACCAAGCTCTATGAGCGTATCAACCATGAAATGGAAGAGGAGGCGCAACACGCCGACGCCCTGATGCGCCGCATCCTGATGCTCGAAGGTAGTCCGCGCATGCGCCCTGACGATCTCGACACCGGAACCACGGTGCCGGAGATGCTGGCCAGCGACCTGCGCCTGGAATACAAGGTGCGCGCCGCGTTGTGCAAAGGCATCGAGCTGTGCGAGTTGCACAAGGACTATGTCAGCCGCGACATCTTGCGCATCCAGCTGGCGGATACCGAGGAAGATCACACCTACTGGCTGGAGAAGCAGTTGGGCCTGATCAAGTCCATCGGCCTGGAGAACTACCTGCAATCGCAGTTCTGA